A genomic region of Lagenorhynchus albirostris chromosome 18, mLagAlb1.1, whole genome shotgun sequence contains the following coding sequences:
- the MAB21L1 gene encoding putative nucleotidyltransferase MAB21L1: MIAAQAKLVYHLNKYYNEKCQARKAAIAKTIREVCKVVSDVLKEVEVQEPRFISSLNEMDNRYEGLEVISPTEFEVVLYLNQMGVFNFVDDGSLPGCAVLKLSDGRKRSMSLWVEFITASGYLSARKIRSRFQTLVAQAVDKCSYRDVVKMVADTSEVKLRIRDRYVVQITPAFKCTGIWPRSAAHWPLPHIPWPGPNRVAEVKAEGFNLLSKECHSLAGKQSSAESDAWVLQFAEAENRLQMGGCRKKCLSILKTLRDRHLELPGQPLNNYHMKTLVSYECEKHPRESDWDESCLGDRLNGILLQLISCLQCRRCPHYFLPNLDLFQGKPHSALENAAKQTWRLAREILTNPKSLEKL, from the coding sequence ATGATCGCGGCCCAGGCCAAGCTGGTCTACCATCTGAATAAATACTACAACGAAAAATGCCAAGCCAGGAAAGCTGCCATTGCCAAAACTATCCGGGAAGTCTGCAAAGTAGTTTCCGACGTCCTGAAGGAGGTGGAAGTGCAGGAGCCCCGGTTCATCAGCTCTCTCAACGAGATGGACAATCGCTACGAGGGCCTCGAGGTCATCTCCCCCACCGAATTTGAAGTGGTGCTTTACCTTAACCAAATGGGGGTGTTCAACTTTGTGGACGACGGCTCGCTGCCCGGCTGCGCGGTGTTGAAGTTGAGCGACGGGCGCAAGAGAAGCATGTCCCTCTGGGTGGAATTCATTACCGCCTCCGGCTACCTCTCGGCGCGCAAAATCCGGTCCAGGTTTCAGACGCTGGTGGCTCAAGCGGTAGACAAATGTAGCTACAGGGATGTGGTAAAGATGGTGGCAGACACCAGCGAAGTGAAACTGAGAATCCGAGATAGGTACGTGGTGCAGATCACCCCGGCTTTTAAATGCACCGGGATCTGGCCCCGGAGTGCTGCCCACTGGCCACTTCCCCACATCCCCTGGCCGGGACCCAACCGGGTGGCGGAGGTCAAGGCGGAAGGGTTCAATCTCCTGTCCAAGGAGTGCCACTCCCTGGCCGGCAAGCAGAGCTCGGCCGAGAGCGACGCCTGGGTGCTGCAGTTCGCGGAGGCAGAGAACAGACTGCAGATGGGGGGCTGCAGGAAGAAATGCCTCTCCATCCTCAAAACCTTACGGGACCGTCACCTTGAACTGCCAGGCCAGCCCCTGAACAATTACCACATGAAGACTCTGGTTTCCTATGAGTGTGAAAAGCATCCCCGGGAGTCGGACTGGGACGAGTCTTGCCTGGGTGACCGGCTTAACGGGATTTTGCTGCAACTTATCTCCTGCCTGCAGTGCCGGCGGTGTCCTCACTACTTCCTACCGAACTTAGATCTGTTTCAAGGCAAACCTCACTCGGCTCTCGAGAACGCTGCCAAACAAACGTGGCGACTGGCAAGAGAGATCCTGACCAACCCGAAAAGTTTGGAAAAACTTTAG